A segment of the Helicobacter sp. 'house sparrow 1' genome:
GATATTAGGCTATTAAAAAGATAGTCAATAGATATCTATGATAAAGAAAAGATTTTTTTTTCTATTAGTTTTTTTTGCGACATTTTTGAGTGCTGAGCCTTCGGCTTTTGAGTTGCAGAGTGGTGCGACAAAAAATGATATTAGTAATCTGCAATCCAGTAGTAAAAATTTACAGGGTATTGCTACTGATTTACAAAATCGATTAAATAGTGTTGAGCAAGCTCAAGAAGGTTTGAAGACACTTGTTGAGGGACAGAATCTAAAGATTAAAAGAATGACAGATTCTTTTATAGTCCTTCAGAATGCAGTTAGTGGTATGCAAAATCAGCTTGAAAATATGGAAGAGAAAGCAAAAGATCGCTCACAGGATATTGAGGCATTGAGAGCACAACTAGAAGCTCAGCAAGAAGAAATAAAAAAGATACAATATTCTATCCAAGAAATTAATCGGGTAATGACAGAAAATAACAATAGTATCATTCAACAATTAACTTTAATGTCCCAATTTTTGGAAAAAAATCAAAAAGAAGTTTCTGCACCCCTAACAACACCAATACCAGAGCAAGAGGA
Coding sequences within it:
- a CDS encoding tetratricopeptide repeat protein, whose protein sequence is MIKKRFFFLLVFFATFLSAEPSAFELQSGATKNDISNLQSSSKNLQGIATDLQNRLNSVEQAQEGLKTLVEGQNLKIKRMTDSFIVLQNAVSGMQNQLENMEEKAKDRSQDIEALRAQLEAQQEEIKKIQYSIQEINRVMTENNNSIIQQLTLMSQFLEKNQKEVSAPLTTPIPEQEEIKKEQPPLPAKSNKEKFAEAKALVQKKDYDKSEDILNYLIKENYKSAECYYMLGDIAYRKKNYKSAVDLYKKSATIDEKASYMPILLWRTAWSFKYLKDDKNHQGFLDLLARMYPESEQGKKAIEIKNKTNKKEESEQNKA